In Eubalaena glacialis isolate mEubGla1 chromosome 2, mEubGla1.1.hap2.+ XY, whole genome shotgun sequence, a single genomic region encodes these proteins:
- the CCDC177 gene encoding coiled-coil domain-containing protein 177 gives MVDPVPVEEKAGAEPGGSGGDEAAASVPPDSQGAPQPAASSASASAAVPRKAEVPCAAEGGRREQSPLLHLDLFNFDCPEAEGSRYVLTSPRSLEACARCAVKPVELLPRALADLVREAPGRSMRVATGLYEAYEAERSAKLQQCRAERERIVREEKRRLFTPLGPAAAASSAPSAGSSSSCSSASLPASPAPRAARKSSSSPSPARPQPTPAGSRAGRKSHSLDSLSRRREGALSSESGASSSSYSGESLRELHWPPRASARNSCPAGSASSAPNPLGRPSALALAPLTGRSFSLGDLSHSPQTAQHVERIVRQVRAERGLRAVPERDRKIAALMLARHQEERLLLEQRAAAHGQWEEQRVRAEQRREREEREKQRALEQGRRAWAAQVEERRGRRGREEHEEARRRQRQCERSEERRRELAERQGLLRRERAERTAREDRLRKLQQEQNLKQREEGLQEVRERAEQVRRERAQRAAHAKQSQEGQLQREKRELSRAERARHEALLQGRARLERQEREGLRSSLEASLGRAQENYEQLVEQRTRELRERARREELQGRRAKEAAERKGREHQAHLEALARVGERRLQHAAQAAEEAVQQKARRVGQSRMEKERAQRANKEKVERDEDCRRRELLQAIGRKLERSEQLSRDRRSALESARSTARASFHVREKVRQETNTRSFDRMVREAQLHASLDRK, from the coding sequence ATGGTGGATCCCGTGCCTGTAGAGGAGAAGGCGGGAGCCGAGCCCGGAGGCTCCGGAGGGGACGAAGCCGCCGCGTCCGTGCCCCCTGACTCCCAGGGCGCCCCGCAGCCCGCGGCGTCTTCGGCCTCGGCCTCCGCCGCGGTGCCCCGCAAGGCTGAAGTCCCGTGCGCAGCAGAAGGCGGGCGGCGGGAGCAGTCCCCGCTGCTGCACCTCGACCTCTTCAACTTCGACTGTCCGGAGGCCGAGGGCAGCCGCTACGTACTGACCAGCCCCCGCTCGCTAGAGGCCTGCGCCCGCTGCGCCGTTAAACCTGTGGAGCTGCTGCCACGGGCCCTGGCGGACCTGGTGCGCGAGGCCCCCGGCCGCTCTATGCGAGTGGCCACTGGCCTGTACGAGGCTTACGAGGCGGAGCGGAGCGCCAAGCTGCAGCAGTGCCGGGCAGAGCGCGAGCGCATCGTGCGCGAGGAGAAGCGGCGCCTCTTCACGCCTTTGGGCCCCGCGGCCGCCGCGTCCTCGGCCCCGAGCgcgggcagcagcagcagctgcagcagcgcCAGCCTCCCGGCCTCGCCCGCACCGCGCGCCGCCCGCAAGTCCTCCTCCAGCCCGTCCCCGGCCCGGCCCCAACCTACGCCCGCGGGGTCGCGGGCAGGTAGGAAGAGCCACTCACTAGACTCCCTGTCCCGCCGGCGGGAGGGCGCCCTGAGCTCCGAGTCAGGCGCGTCATCGTCGTCCTACAGCGGTGAGAGCCTGCGGGAGCTGCACTGGCCGCCGCGGGCCTCGGCCAGGAACAGCTGCCCGGCGGGGTCGGCGTCCTCTGCTCCCAACCCTCTGGGCCGCCCATCCGCCCTGGCCCTGGCTCCCCTCACCGGCCGCAGCTTCAGCCTCGGCGACCTGAGCCACTCGCCGCAGACGGCTCAGCACGTGGAACGCATCGTGCGCCAAGTGCGCGCCGAGCGGGGTCTGCGCGCGGTGCCGGAGCGCGACCGGAAGATCGCGGCGCTGATGCTGGCGCGGCACCAGGAGGAGCGCCTGTTGCTGGAGCAGCGCGCCGCGGCCCACGGCCAGTGGGAGGAGCAGCGCGTCCGCGCCGAGCAGCGGCGGGAGCGCGAGGAGCGCGAGAAGCAGCGCGCCCTGGAGCAGGGCCGCCGAGCCTGGGCTGCGCAGGTGGAGGAGCGGCGCGGCCGCCGGGGCCGCGAGGAGCACGAGGAggcgcggcggcggcagcggcagtGCGAGCGCAGCGAGGAGCGGCGGCGGGAGCTGGCCGAGCGCCAGGGACTGCTGCGGCGGGAGCGCGCGGAGCGCACGGCCCGGGAGGACCGACTCCGCAAGCTGCAGCAGGAACAGAACCTGAAGCAGCGAGAGGAGGGGCTGCAGGAAGTGCGCGAGCGGGCCGAGCAGGTGCGCAGGGAGCGCGCTCAGCGCGCGGCCCACGCCAAGCAGAGTCAGGAGGGCCAGTTGCAGCGAGAGAAGCGGGAGCTAAGCCGGGCGGAGCGGGCGCGCCACGAGGCGTTGCTGCAAGGCCGGGCCCGGCTGGAGCGCCAGGAGCGCGAGGGCCTGCGGAGCTCCCTGGAGGCCAGCTTGGGCCGCGCGCAGGAGAACTACGAGCAGTTGGTGGAGCAGCGCACCCGGGAGCTGCGCGAGCGGGCCCGGCGGGAGGAGCTGCAGGGCCGGCGGGCCAAGGAGGCGGCCGAGCGCAAAGGGCGCGAGCATCAGGCACACCTGGAGGCTCTGGCCCGGGTGGGCGAGCGGCGGCTGCAGCACGCGGCGCAGGCGGCCGAGGAGGCGGTGCAGCAGAAGGCGCGGCGCGTGGGCCAGAGCCGGATGGAGAAGGAGCGGGCCCAGCGCGCCAACAAGGAGAAGGTGGAGAGGGACGAAGACTGCCGCCGGCGGGAGCTGCTCCAAGCCATCGGTCGCAAGCTGGAGCGCAGCGAGCAGCTGTCTCGGGACCGGCGCAGCGCGCTGGAGAGCGCCCGCTCCACAGCCCGGGCCTCCTTCCACGTGCGCGAGAAGGTACGCCAGGAGACCAACACGCGCTCCTTCGATCGCATGGTTCGCGAGGCCCAGCTGCACGCCAGCCTGGACCGTAAATGA